One Dioscorea cayenensis subsp. rotundata cultivar TDr96_F1 chromosome 17, TDr96_F1_v2_PseudoChromosome.rev07_lg8_w22 25.fasta, whole genome shotgun sequence DNA window includes the following coding sequences:
- the LOC120280214 gene encoding probable LRR receptor-like serine/threonine-protein kinase At3g47570 has protein sequence MLSISFNDLGGVLPLSIANFSKEMMFLYMGYNHFSGIIPHGIGNLVNLFELSLEDNHLTGPIPDNIGKLTMLRALSLHDNKLIGFIPSSIGNLTLLSDIFLDGNKFEGIIPSTMKTLRQLSTLYLSNNRLSGRIPGEILGHFFSLLVLDLANNSFSGTIPTEIGSLTNLQYLLLNGNRLTGKIPGTISGCAVLEDLNLQGNLFIGSIPPSLSNLKGLKNLNLSYNSLSGGIPSSFSNLKLLQTLGLSNNNLSGSVPEFLQDLKFLFVLDLSYNHFHGELPVKGVFTNSSALVLIGNVELCGGLPQLHLPVCLKSHHKTSRGSLILKIVIPIVSLLSCLLLLLLFLFLFRQRESRTKTKISSSLPVPYEEFPRVTYNDLVRATDGFSSGNLIGKGKHASVYKGTLHGINNTIMMVAIKVFSLNIRGASKSFLSECESLRSIRHRNLIKIITSCVSIDSQGNDFKALVLDLMPNGSLDSWLHPVENQQQQQQQQQQQQSPLSLIQRLNVAIDVADALEYLHHSCQPPVVHCDLKPSNVLLDDDMNARVGDFGLAKILMNNNSNLWQSSTASTEIIKGTIGYVPPEYGFGSEVSPMGDVYSYGILVLELLTGKRPVDESFKDGMTMRKFVESYASLERIMEVMDPSMFSQEDDVKDDVIGYKRQKECVVSVAALGLECSIDSPNERLSMSHVSAQMHAIRDHYLCVGSTSS, from the exons ATGCTCTCTATTTCATTCAATGATCTCGGCGGTGTGTTGCCTCTGTCGATAGCCAACTTCTCTAAGGAGATGATGTTTTTATACATGGGTTACAACCATTTCTCAGGGATCATTCCGCATGGGATTGGAAATTTAGTTAATTTGTTTGAATTGTCTTTGGAAGATAATCACCTCACTGGCCCAATTCCAGATAACATTGGAAAGCTTACAATGTTACGGGCTTTGAGTTTGCATGACAACAAGCTCATAGGTTTCATTCCATCCAGCATTGGCAATCTAACTCTGTTGTCAGATATCTTCTTAGATGGGAATAAATTTGAAGGCATTATACCTTCTACTATGAAAACTCTCAGGCAACTCTCAACACTGTATTTATCTAACAACAGGCTTAGTGGGAGAATACCAGGAGAAATCCTTGGACATTTCTTTTCACTTCTTGTTCTTGATTTAGCCAACAACTCTTTCAGTGGAACTATTCCTACAGAGATTGGAAGCTTGACAAATCTTCAATATTTGCTATTAAATGGGAATAGGTTGACAGGTAAAATCCCTGGGACCATCAGTGGATGTGCAGTCTTAGAAGACCTCAATTTGCAAGGTAATCTCTTTATTGGATCCATCCCTCCATCTTTAAGCAATCTAAAAGGTCTCAAAAATTTAAACCTTTCATACAATAGCTTGTCAGGAGGCATTCCTTCATCTTTTAGCAACTTAAAACTCCTTCAAACACTTGGTCTATCAAACAATAACTTATCTGGGTCTGTCCCAGAGTTCCTACAAGATTTGaagtttctttttgttttggacCTTTCTTACAATCACTTCCATGGTGAACTCCCTGTAAAAGGGGTGTTTACAAATTCATCTGCACTAGTTTTAATTGGAAATGTTGAGCTTTGCGGGGGACTCCCACAACTTCACTTACCTGTCTGCCTTAAGTCCCATCATAAAACAAGTAGAGGATCTCTAATCCTAAAGATTGTGATCCCAATAGTTTCCCTTTTATCGTGCCTTCTCTTGCTCTtactatttcttttcttgtttcggCAACGAGAatcaagaacaaaaacaaagatttcATCATCCTTGCCTGTTCCATATGAAGAGTTTCCGAGAGTCACATACAATGATTTGGTCAGAGCAACAGATGGTTTCTCTTCCGGTAATCTCATCGGAAAAGGAAAGCATGCCTCTGTTTACAAAGGAACTCTTCATGGCATCAACAACACCATAATGATGGTCGCCATTAAAGTCTTCAGCCTCAACATTAGAGGAGCTTCAAAGAGCTTTCTCTCTGAATGTGAATCACTCAGAAGCATCCGACACCGGAATCTCATCAAGATCATCACTTCATGCGTGAGCATTGATTCACAAGGCAATGACTTCAAAGCTCTGGTTTTAGACTTGATGCCAAATGGAAGCTTGGACTCATGGTTACATCCAGTGGagaatcaacaacaacaacaacaacaacaacaacaacaacaaagtccTCTGAGTTTGATTCAAAGGTTGAATGTGGCCATTGATGTTGCTGATGCTTTGGAGTATCTTCATCACTCTTGCCAACCTCCAGTTGTTCACTGTGATCTGAAGCCAAGCAATGTTCTTTTGGATGATGACATGAATGCTCGTGTCGGAGACTTTGGTCTTGCAAAGATCCTCATGAACAACAACAGCAACTTATGGCAGAGCTCCACAGCCTCAACAGAGATCATCAAAGGAACCATTGGCTATGTTCCtccag AGTATGGTTTTGGGAGTGAGGTATCACCCATGGGAGACGTGTACAGCTATGGGATCCTTGTTCTGGAGTTGCTGACTGGAAAGAGACCAGTTGATGAGAGTTTCAAGGATGGTATGACAATGAGAAAGTTTGTAGAGTCTTATGCTTCTCTGGAGAGAATCATGGAGGTCATGGATCCATCAATGTTCTCACAAGAAGATGATGTCAAAGATGATGTCATTGGATACAAAAGGCAAAAGGAGTGTGTGGTCTCTGTTGCAGCTTTGGGCCTTGAATGCAGTATTGATTCCCCAAATGAGAGGCTTAGCATGAGTCATGTTTCAGCACAAATGCATGCAATCAGGGACCATTATTTATGCGTTGGATCAACGAGTTCATAA
- the LOC120281268 gene encoding LRR receptor-like serine/threonine-protein kinase EFR, protein MGFSQLLFFYLVLCSMATTLLAHETDDRLALLGFKNGVTSDPSGALDSWNDTVYFCNWTGITCSHKHKGRVTAINLSMLGLGGFISPSIANLSFLNSIELSLNKFSSEIPQEIGHLQWLRYLNLSFNALHGIIPVSLANCSQLRFLHLSSNQLNGSIPVALGGTLDKLKVLALSKNSLTGVIPSSIGNLSSLVQLSLMSNNLQGIISEELGRLSNLVRFQVGDNSLHGTIPSVLFNISSIDFISVAVNQLHGRLPSTLGTKLFKNSQCFYIGGNMFSGTVPASLSNASLLEIDISLNQFSGTVPPIFLEGCMAFIISIYKNNQFKSQRCQGLELH, encoded by the coding sequence ATGGGTTTCTCTCAGTTGCTCTTCTTCTATTTGGTTCTCTGTTCCATGGCGACCACTTTGTTGGCACACGAGACTGATGATCGCTTAGCATTGCTTGGATTCAAAAATGGAGTCACATCTGATCCTTCTGGAGCTCTTGATTCTTGGAATGACACTGTTTATTTCTGCAACTGGACTGGTATCACTTGCTCTCACAAGCACAAAGGTAGAGTCACTGCTATCAACCTCTCCATGTTGGGCCTGGGGGGCTTCATATCTCCCTCCATCGCCAATCTTAGCTTCCTCAACAGCATTGAGCTCTCTCTCAATAAATTCTCCAGTGAGATCCCACAGGAGATTGGCCACCTGCAATGGCTGCGGTACCTGAACCTCAGCTTCAATGCACTTCATGGCATCATCCCTGTGAGTTTGGCCAACTGTTCTCAACTCAGATTTCTCCACTTGTCATCCAACCAGCTCAATGGTTCTATCCCTGTTGCGCTTGGTGGAACTCTCGACAAGCTAAAGGTGCTGGCTCTATCTAAAAACAGTCTCACTGGAGTCATTCCATCATCCATTGGGAACCTTTCTTCTCTAGTTCAACTCTCTCTTATGTCAAATAATTTACAAGGAATCATCTCTGAAGAACTCGGCAGGCTGTCAAACTTAGTGCGTTTCCAGGTGGGTGACAATTCTCTCCATGGGACAATCCCTTCAGTTTTGTTCAATATTTCATCTATAGATTTTATAAGCGTCGCAGTCAATCAGCTCCATGGGAGGCTACCTTCAACTTTAGGCACCAAGCTTTTCAAAAACTCACAATGCTTTTACATTGGTGGTAACATGTTTAGTGGAACCGTCCCTGCTTCACTGTCCAATGCTTCTCTTCTTGAGATTGACATTTCACTAAACCAGTTTAGTGGGACAGTGCCCCCAATTTTTTTGGAGGGATGCATGGCCTTTATTATctcaatttacaaaaataatcagTTTAAAAGCCAGCGATGCCAGGGATTGGAGCTTCATTGA
- the LOC120281269 gene encoding probable LRR receptor-like serine/threonine-protein kinase At3g47570, translating into MPDLLDDFDFTTVEQPKGTRRSERPKNLPQDCINHIRMLERKRPASAKGLVETSFEVLELNLRRWPYPGLTLVETRQEMEMLDIAKESCGLTLVETRQELALFKNLGKIYYFSYLRCFLDLQPLGLLEGANSTFYEEDVKGKLDDSMKTIRHILEFLGRRINAASGDPSVKEISLINHTTQLVVMAMGFSRLLFFYLVLCSMATILLAHKIDDRLALLGFKKGVTSDPSGALDSWNDTVYFCNWTGVSCSHKHKGRVTAINLAMLGLGGLISPSIANLSFLNIIELSSNQFSGEVPPEFGRLHRLQYLNLSFNDLHGIIPESLANSSKLRLLELSFNHLNGSIPVELGGTLLKLKVLGLSHNSLSGAIPSSIGNLSSLARLYLANNLLRGIIPEELGRLSNLIFFLVGGNLLHGTIPSVLFNISSLNIISIPGNHIHGRLPSSFGNKLPKLTTLQFGDNMFSGAIPASLFNASLLEMIDISRNQFSGTVPPIFGGMHGLYHLNLELNQFQASDARDWSFIDSLVNCSNLYGLSIASNDLGGVLPLSVANFSKEMRFLYMDYNHFSGTIPHGIEDLINLIILHLGANQLTGPIPEHIGKLTMLQVLSLKDNKLAGYIPSSIGNLTVLYYIDLSGNRFEGTIPSTMKTLKQLTKLLLSKNKLSGRMAGEILGQFFPLQVLDLANNSFNGTIPFEIGSLINLQQLQLSGNRLTGEIPGTISGCAVLEDLNLQGNLITGSIPPSLGKLKGLKNLNLSHNSLSGGIPSSFSNLKLLQTLGLSNNNLSGSVPEFLQDLKNLLFLDLSYNHFHGELPVKGVFANSSALFLVGNVELCGGVPQLHLPVCLKSHKKTSRGSLILKIVIPIVSLLSCLLLLLLFLFLFRQRESKTKTKTSSSLPVPYEEFPRVSYYDLVRATDGFTPSNLIGKGKHASVYKGTLHGINNTMMMVAIKVFSLDIKGASKSFLSEMESLRNIRHRNLIKIITSCVSVDSQGNDFKALVLDLMPNGSLDSWLHPAENPQQQQQNPLSLFQRLNVAIDVADALEYLHHSCQPPVVHCDLKPSNVLLDDDMNARVGDFGLAKILMNNNSNLWQSSTASTEIIKGTIGYVPPEYGFGSEVSTMGDVYSYGILVLELLTGKRPVDECFKDGMTMRKFVESYASLERIMEVMDPSMFSQEDDSIGYKRQKECVVSVSALGLACCVDSPNERLSMSHVSAQMRAVRNNYLCVGSTSS; encoded by the exons ATGCCGGATTTACTTGATGATTTTGACTTCACTACTGTTGAGCAACCGAAAGGAACAAGAAGAAGTGAGAGACCTAAAAACCTTCCTCAAG ATTGTATTAATCATATTCGGATGTTAGAGCGAAAGCGCCCCGCCTCTGCTAAGGGGCTGGTGGAGACCTCTTTTGAGGTCCTCGAG TTAAACTTAAGAAGATGGCCTTACCCTGGTCTTACCCTGGTCGAGACACGGCAGGAAATGGAGATGTTGGATATTGCTAAAGAATCTTGTGGTCTTACCCTGGTCGAGACACGGCAGGAGCTGGCTCTCTTTAAGAATTTGGGGAAGATTT ACTACTTCAGCTACCTGAGATGTTTCCTCGATTTGCAGCCTTTGGGACTCTTGGAGGGTGCTAATTCGACCTTCTATGAGG AGGATGTCAAAGGGAAACTCGATGATTCTATGAAGACCATTCGTCACATCCTAGAGTTTCTGGGACGACGTATCAATGCTGCGAGTGGGGATCCGTCAGTCAAGGAG ATCTCCCTTATTAATCATACAACACAGTTGGTGGTCATGGCCATGGGTTTCTCTCGGTTGCTCTTCTTCTATTTGGTTCTCTGCTCCATGGCGACCATTTTGTTAGCACACAAGATTGATGATCGCTTAGCATTGCTTGGATTCAAGAAGGGAGTCACATCTGATCCTTCTGGAGCTCTTGATTCTTGGAATGACACTGTTTATTTCTGCAACTGGACTGGTGTCTCTTGTTCTCACAAGCACAAAGGTAGAGTCACAGCTATCAACCTCGCCATGTTGGGCCTGGGGGGGCTCATATCACCCTCCATTGCCAATCTTAGCTTTCTCAACATCATTGAGCTTTCTAGCAATCAATTCTCCGGCGAGGTCCCACCGGAGTTTGGCCGCCTGCACCGGCTGCAGTATCTGAACCTCAGCTTCAATGACCTTCATGGCATAATCCCTGAGAGTTTGGCCAACAGTTCTAAACTCAGACTTTTAGAATTGTCATTCAACCATCTCAATGGTTCTATCCCTGTTGAGCTTGGTGGAACTCTCCTTAAGCTTAAGGTGCTGGGTTTATCCCATAACAGTCTCAGCGGAGCCATTCCATCATCCATTGGGAACCTTTCTTCTCTAGCTAGACTCTATTTGGCAAATAATCTCCTACGAGGAATCATCCCTGAAGAACTCGGCAGGCTgtcaaacttaattttttttctggtGGGTGGGAATCTGCTCCATGGGACAATCCCTTCAGTTTTGTTCAACATTTCATCTTTGAATATTATAAGCATTCCAGGCAATCATATCCATGGGAGGCTGCCTTCAAGTTTTGGTAACAAGCTTCCTAAACTCACAACCCTGCAATTTGGTGACAACATGTTTAGTGGAGCCATCCCTGCTTCACTGTTTAATGCTTCTCTTCTTGAGATGATTGACATTTCCAGAAACCAGTTTAGTGGGACAGTGCCTCCAATTTTTGGAGGGATGCATGGTCTTTATCATCTCAATTTAGAATTGAATCAGTTTCAAGCCAGCGATGCCAGGGATTGGAGCTTCATTGATTCCCTGGTGAATTGCAGCAACTTGTACGGTCTCTCTATTGCATCCAATGATCTCGGAGGTGTGTTGCCTCTGTCAGTAGCCAACTTTTCCAAGGAGATGAGGTTTTTATACATGGATTACAACCATTTTTCAGGGACTATTCCTCATGGGATTGAAGATTTAATCAATTTGATTATCTTGCACTTAGGTGCAAATCAACTCACTGGCCCAATTCCAGAGCACATTGGAAAGCTCACCATGTTACAGGTTTTGAGTTTGAAAGACAATAAGCTCGCAGGTTACATTCCATCCAGCATTGGCAATCTAACTGTCCTGTATTATATCGACTTATCGGGGAATAGATTTGAAGGCACTATACCTTCTACTATGAAAACTCTCAAGCAACTCACAAAACTGCTTCTCTCTAAGAACAAGCTTAGTGGGAGGATGGCCGGAGAAATCCTTGGACAATTCTTTCCACTTCAAGTTCTTGATTTAGCCAACAACTCTTTCAATGGAACTATTCCTTTTGAAATTGGAAGCTTGATAAATCTACAACAATTGCAGTTGAGTGGGAACAGATTGACCGGTGAAATCCCTGGGACTATCAGTGGATGTGCAGTCTTAGAAGACCTCAATTTGCAAGGTAATCTCATTACTGGATCCATTCCTCCATCTTTAGGCAAACTAAAAGGTCTCAAAAATTTAAACCTTTCACACAATAGCTTGTCAGGAGGCATTCCTTCATCTTTTAGCAACTTAAAACTCCTTCAAACACTTGGTCTATCAAACAATAACTTATCAGGGTCTGTCCCAGAGTTCCTACAGGATTTGAagaatcttttatttttggacctTTCATACAATCACTTCCACGGAGAACTCCCTGTAAAAGGGGTGTTTGCAAATTCATCTGCACTATTTTTAGTTGGAAATGTTGAGCTTTGTGGGGGTGTCCCACAACTTCACTTACCCGTCTGCCTCAAGTCCCATAAGAAAACAAGTAGAGGATCTCTAATCCTAAAGATTGTGATCCCAATAGTTTCCCTTTTATCGTGCCTTCTCTTGCTCTtactatttcttttcttgtttcggCAACGAGAATCAAAGACGAAAACAAAGACTTCATCATCCTTGCCTGTTCCATATGAAGAGTTTCCAAGAGTTTCATACTATGATTTGGTCAGAGCAACAGATGGTTTTACTCCCAGCAATCTCATCGGAAAAGGAAAGCATGCTTCTGTTTACAAAGGAACTCTTCATGGCATCAACAACACGATGATGATGGTCGCCATTAAAGTCTTCAGTCTCGACATAAAAGGAGCTTCAAAAAGCTTTCTCTCTGAAATGGAATCACTCAGAAACATCCGACACCGTAATCTCATCAAGATCATCACTTCATGCGTGAGCGTTGATTCACAAGGCAATGACTTCAAAGCTCTGGTTTTAGACTTGATGCCAAATGGAAGCTTGGATTCATGGTTACATCCAGCGGAGAatccacaacaacaacaacaaaatcctCTGAGTTTGTTTCAGAGGTTGAATGTGGCCATTGATGTTGCTGATGCGTTGGAGTATCTTCATCACTCTTGCCAACCTCCAGTTGTTCACTGTGATCTGAAGCCAAGCAATGTTCTTTTGGATGATGACATGAATGCTCGTGTCGGAGACTTTGGTCTTGCAAAGATTCTCATGAACAACAACAGCAACTTATGGCAGAGCTCCACAGCCTCAACAGAGATCATCAAAGGAACCATTGGCTATGTTCCTCCAG AGTATGGTTTTGGGAGTGAGGTGTCAACCATGGGAGACGTGTACAGCTATGGGATCCTTGTTCTGGAGTTGCTGACAGGAAAGAGACCAGTTGATGAGTGTTTCAAGGATGGTATGACAATGAGAAAGTTTGTAGAGTCTTATGCTTCTCTGGAGAGAATCATGGAGGTCATGGATCCATCAATGTTCTCACAAGAAGATGATTCCATTGGATACAAAAGGCAAAAGGAGTGTGTGGTCTCTGTTTCAGCTTTAGGCCTTGCATGCTGTGTTGATTCTCCAAATGAGAGGCTTAGCATGAGTCATGTTTCAGCACAAATGCGTGCAGTCAGGAACAATTATTTATGCGTTGGATCAACGAGTTCATAA
- the LOC120280226 gene encoding receptor-like protein 34: protein MSHLLMDENHFSGIISPGIENLINLIQLDLSANDITGQIPEHIGKLTMLQVLNLAGNKLTGCIQSSIGNLTLLSDIILSWNRFEGTIPSTMKILRQLRSLSLSRNSLSGNIPGELFSQLFAVGDCNLADNSFNRTIPLEIGSLINLQKLELSGNRFTGSIPGTISACAVLEDLKLQEFLQDFKSPSVLDLSYNHFR from the exons ATGAGTCATTTATTAATGGACGAAAACCATTTCTCAGGTATCATTTCTCCTGGGATTGAAAATTTAATCAATCTGATTCAATTGGATTTAAGTGCCAATGATATCACTGGCCAAATCCCAGAGCACATAGGGAAACTTACCATGTTACAGGTTCTGAATTTAGCGGGCAACAAGCTCACAGGTTGCATTCAATCCAGCATTGGCAATCTAACTCTACTGTCAGACATCATCTTGTCTTGGAATAGATTCGAAGGCACCATACCTTCCACTATGAAAATTCTCAGGCAACTCAGAAGTCTGTCTCTGTCTCGCAACAGTCTTAGTGGGAATATACCCGGAGAACTCTTCAGCCAATTGTTTGCAGTTGGTGACTGTAATTTAGCTGATAACTCCTTCAATAGAACTATTCCTTTAGAAATTGGAAGCTTGATAAATCTCCAAAAATTGGAATTGAGTGGCAATAGATTTACAGGTTCAATCCCTGGGACTATTAGTGCATGTGCAGTCTTGGAAGACCTCAAGTTGCAAG AGTTCCTACAGGATTTCAAGAGTCCCTCTGTTTTGGACCTTTCTTACAATCACTTCCGGTGA
- the LOC120281270 gene encoding UDP-glycosyltransferase 73C6-like — protein MTNQTIIPVSQNSGDVPNPHYILMPAMAQGHMIPMIDMARLIASRGVHVTFVTTPLNAARNNTIINSMHGSGLPIHFLILPFPCIEAGLPEGCENLDMLPTGDLMKTFLDACRLLKNPLINHLKAQNHLSPQSLIISDASLPWTREVSRELSIPKLFFNGFGCFALLCCFKIHEHKIHQAITDENELFVIPGLPDRIELTRAQTPGFSIKEMEKYMVEMREAEIEADGVVVNSFDELESQYCEWYQKTTGKKVWMIGPLSLSNKKIGDVAARGNKAAIDEGLCMSWLDSMKPSSVLYVSFGSMAHTKLDQLVELGLSLEASQKPFIWVIRDGEKVADVEEWLSEGFEERTRSRGLIIRGWAPQVMILSHQAVGGFMTHCGWNSTLEGVTAGVPMITWPHFAEQFINEKLIVQVLKIGVSVGVKHPGRQWVEDKGDALVVEKEMIEKAVVRLMGGGTEAEEMRKRAKMLGEMAVRGMEEGGSSYQTLSNLINYFNGADHGQVEDKRHVQLA, from the coding sequence ATGACAAACCAAACAATCATCCCAGTTAGCCAAAACTCCGGCGATGTTCCCAACCCCCACTATATTCTAATGCCGGCAATGGCGCAAGGCCACATGATCCCCATGATCGACATGGCTCGGCTCATAGCCAGCCGAGGCGTGCATGTTACCTTCGTCACGACCCCGCTCAACGCCGCACGCAACAACACCATCATTAATTCCATGCATGGCTCTGGCCTCCCCATCCACTTCCTCATCCTCCCATTCCCATGCATTGAAGCTGGCCTCCCTGAAGGTTGTGAGAATCTTGATATGTTGCCAACCGGAGATCTTATGAAGACCTTCCTAGATGCGTGCCGCTTGCTCAAAAACCCTCTCATTAACCATCTCAAAGCTCAAAATCATTTATCTCCTCAAAGCCTCATCATCTCTGATGCCTCTCTTCCTTGGACTAGAGAGGTTTCCAGAGAGCTATCCATtccaaaactattttttaatggttttggcTGCTTTGCTCTTCTCTGTTGCTTCAAGATACATGAGCATAAGATTCATCAAGCCATTACTGATGAGAATGAGCTCTTTGTGATCCCTGGATTACCAGATAGGATAGAGTTGACACGTGCCCAGACTCCTGGTTTTTCTATCAAAGAAATGGAGAAGTACATGGTGGAGATGAGAGAAGCTGAGATTGAGGCTGATGGTGTGGTGGTGAATAGCTTTGATGAGTTAGAGAGCCAGTACTGTGAATGGTACCAGAAAACAACTGGAAAGAAGGTCTGGATGATTGGTCCTTTGTCACTGTCTAACAAGAAAATTGGTGATGTGGCTGCCAGAGGGAACAAGGCGGCCATAGATGAAGGCTTGTGCATGAGCTGGCTTGACTCCATGAAACCAAGCTCAGTTCTTTACGTGAGCTTTGGTAGCATGGCCCATACAAAGCTTGATCAGCTTGTGGAGTTAGGACTCTCACTTGAAGCTTCACAGAAGCCCTTTATATGGGTGATAAGAGATGGTGAAAAGGTGGCAGATGTGGAGGAGTGGTTATCTGAAGGTTTTGAAGAGAGAACAAGATCAAGGGGTTTGATCATAAGAGGTTGGGCTCCCCAAGTAATGATCTTATCTCACCAAGCAGTTGGAGGGTTCATGACTCACTGTGGATGGAATTCCACTCTTGAAGGTGTGACTGCAGGTGTGCCAATGATCACATGGCCTCATTTTGCTGAACAGTTTATCAATGAGAAGCTGATTGTTCAAGTGCTGAAGATTGGAGTGTCAGTTGGAGTGAAGCATCCTGGAAGGCAGTGGGTCGAAGATAAGGGAGATGCACTCGTGGTTGAGAAGGAGATGATTGAGAAGGCGGTGGTAAGGTTGATGGGAGGAGGAACGGAAGCAGAGGAGATGAGGAAGAGAGCAAAGATGTTGGGAGAGATGGCTGTTAGGGGAATGGAAGAAGGTGGTTCTTCTTACCAGACTTTGAGCAACTTGATAAACTACTTTAATGGTGCTGATCATGGCCAAGTGGAGGACAAGAGGCATGTGCAGCTTGCATAG